A stretch of Roseovarius sp. M141 DNA encodes these proteins:
- a CDS encoding molybdopterin-dependent oxidoreductase translates to MLRQAQVALSGLMLMSGAAVADQGDVILEVTGQIADGPAALDRATLQTLPSVTINTSTVVTDGVHAFSGVLMRDLLDSLNAEGDQVMATALNEYAVDIPMSDFYEYDVILATTMDGKELVREDKGPLWIVYPRNDHEALQDIRYDYRWVWQLRRLDVR, encoded by the coding sequence ATGCTGAGGCAGGCGCAAGTGGCTCTGAGTGGTTTGATGCTGATGAGCGGAGCGGCCGTGGCGGATCAAGGTGATGTGATCCTTGAGGTAACCGGCCAGATAGCGGATGGGCCCGCCGCACTGGACCGCGCTACGTTGCAAACCCTCCCGTCTGTCACGATCAACACCTCGACTGTTGTAACCGACGGCGTCCACGCCTTCTCGGGCGTTCTGATGCGGGATCTTTTGGATAGCTTGAATGCCGAGGGCGATCAGGTGATGGCAACTGCTCTGAATGAATATGCTGTGGACATCCCCATGAGCGATTTCTACGAGTATGACGTGATCCTCGCTACTACCATGGATGGCAAGGAGCTGGTGCGTGAGGATAAAGGGCCACTCTGGATCGTATATCCCCGCAACGATCACGAAGCATTGCAGGACATCCGATATGATTATCGTTGGGTTTGGCAGTTGCGCCGCCTCGACG
- a CDS encoding DUF3137 domain-containing protein — protein sequence MTEYIERSPIEAGFSEVFRTRVAPRLSELEAQRQAILAVAKRHAAMALAGGAALGLLFVLFGAGANGLAGLLVGFGVPLAFGAVAAFLLWKRQADRWSGAAAQTVMPVVCDFLGDLSYDRDAHKGFPLERMQKLGVIRSFTRSWIGDRLEGTYRDTAFEVVEAKLFSDKSQSSSNADNDTSDRSSKTLFKGLLLRIGVPDPIPTRILIARDFGMGNKLTEMFGGTSGRGMPKVETGHAEFERHFEAYSADPQVARDVLAPEFLAGLVRLAKKEGGRRGAEGLEAGFHDDSFFMALKRDADFIKLSRLTTPADKIEEDLHGVFEDIATARRIIDRLHGDHPEP from the coding sequence ATGACCGAATACATTGAACGTAGCCCGATTGAGGCCGGCTTTAGCGAGGTGTTCCGGACTCGCGTCGCGCCCCGCCTGAGTGAGCTGGAAGCGCAGCGACAGGCCATTCTGGCCGTGGCCAAAAGGCATGCCGCGATGGCGCTGGCGGGCGGGGCGGCGCTCGGGCTGTTGTTCGTGCTCTTCGGGGCCGGAGCGAACGGCCTGGCCGGGCTGTTGGTCGGCTTCGGCGTGCCGCTTGCCTTCGGCGCCGTCGCCGCCTTTCTTCTGTGGAAGCGGCAGGCGGACAGATGGAGCGGCGCGGCCGCGCAGACCGTGATGCCCGTTGTCTGCGATTTCCTGGGGGATCTGAGCTATGACCGCGACGCACACAAGGGATTTCCGCTGGAGCGCATGCAGAAGCTGGGCGTGATCCGGTCCTTTACGCGGTCGTGGATCGGCGACCGGCTCGAGGGGACTTACCGCGACACGGCATTCGAAGTTGTCGAGGCTAAGCTCTTCAGTGATAAGAGCCAAAGCAGCTCAAACGCGGATAACGATACAAGCGATCGTTCCAGCAAGACGCTGTTCAAGGGTTTGCTTCTGCGCATTGGTGTCCCGGACCCGATTCCAACGCGCATCCTGATCGCGCGCGATTTCGGCATGGGCAACAAGCTGACCGAGATGTTTGGCGGCACTTCCGGGCGCGGCATGCCCAAGGTCGAAACCGGCCATGCTGAATTCGAGCGACATTTTGAGGCCTATTCCGCCGACCCTCAAGTTGCACGTGACGTGCTGGCGCCTGAGTTTCTGGCCGGCCTCGTGCGATTAGCCAAGAAAGAGGGCGGCCGCCGCGGCGCCGAGGGATTGGAGGCGGGATTTCACGACGACTCTTTCTTCATGGCTCTCAAGCGCGATGCGGATTTCATCAAATTAAGCCGCCTGACTACGCCGGCGGACAAGATCGAGGAGGATCTTCACGGCGTGTTCGAAGATATTGCCACGGCCCGCCGCATCATCGACCGCCTGCACGGCGATCATCCTGAACCCTAA
- a CDS encoding VWA domain-containing protein translates to MKHNLFNAATLSLVGTLAYSTAAYAADENVMIVFDGSNSMWGQIDGTAKIEIARDVMENLLGEWTADRNVGLMAYGHRRRGDCTDIETLVTPAQDTRAGILERIGAITPTGKTPLTSAVERAATEMSYTDMPATVILISDGLESCERDPCALADALEKGGVGFTAHVVGFGLGDADASALSCLADRTGGQYLSAGNADELGKAFASVSEAVSTPEPSAEPLPEPEPEYDVTLDGPATALAGDKFRVSWTGTVAPQDFITIVPMGAEEGSADNYIRVSDDSENDLQAPGETGLYELRYVLNEGRRTLASKPIEITEPEVTLDAPETALAGDKIHVSWTGTVDAQDFITIVPMGSEEGSAENYIRVSDNSENDLQAPGETGLYELRYVLNEGRRTLTSKPIEITEPEVTLDAPETALAGDKIRVSWTGTVDAQDFITIVPMGADEGSAENYIRVGDDSENDLQAPGQTGLYELRYVLNEGRRTLASTPIEITEPKVTLDAPETALAGDKIRVSWTGTVDAQDFITIVPMGADEGSAENYVRVGDDNESDLQAPGQTGLYELRYVLNEGRRTLASNPIEITEPEVTLSGPDQIRAEDTIGVAWTGAVHGQDYVTIVPIGTPDEKSGPYVRVGEDTDAKLAAPAETGFYELRYVLNEGRRVLARHAIEVLAADAALQSGASLSAPETAAAGETISVGWTVQNASGDQRISIARANQAIFTWITAIRIDGAPPLSITLPDAPGTYELRFLDIPGQSVLARRIIRVE, encoded by the coding sequence ATGAAACATAACCTCTTCAACGCGGCGACACTGTCGCTTGTCGGCACTCTGGCCTATTCCACGGCCGCGTATGCCGCCGATGAAAACGTGATGATCGTTTTTGATGGCTCGAACTCGATGTGGGGCCAGATCGACGGTACTGCCAAGATCGAGATTGCACGCGATGTGATGGAAAATCTACTGGGCGAATGGACCGCCGACCGCAATGTTGGGCTCATGGCCTATGGTCATCGCCGCCGGGGTGACTGCACCGACATCGAAACACTTGTCACGCCGGCGCAGGATACCCGCGCGGGTATCCTCGAACGGATTGGCGCGATCACTCCGACCGGCAAGACGCCCCTGACAAGCGCCGTTGAGCGAGCCGCGACCGAAATGTCCTACACAGATATGCCCGCGACCGTGATCCTGATCTCGGACGGGCTGGAGAGCTGCGAGCGCGACCCTTGCGCGCTAGCCGATGCGCTGGAAAAAGGCGGCGTCGGCTTTACCGCGCATGTCGTCGGCTTCGGTCTTGGCGATGCGGATGCGAGTGCGCTGTCCTGCCTCGCGGACAGGACCGGTGGTCAGTATCTATCGGCTGGCAATGCCGACGAGCTTGGCAAGGCCTTTGCGAGCGTGAGCGAGGCTGTGTCCACTCCGGAACCTTCGGCTGAACCTCTGCCCGAACCAGAGCCTGAATATGACGTCACGCTGGACGGCCCCGCTACGGCCCTTGCCGGGGACAAGTTCCGCGTCAGCTGGACCGGAACGGTCGCGCCGCAGGACTTCATCACCATCGTCCCGATGGGCGCCGAGGAGGGCAGCGCCGATAATTATATCCGGGTCAGCGATGACAGTGAGAATGACCTGCAGGCACCAGGTGAAACCGGCCTTTACGAGCTGCGCTACGTGCTGAACGAGGGCCGCCGCACCTTGGCGTCAAAGCCCATCGAGATCACCGAGCCGGAGGTCACGCTAGACGCCCCAGAAACGGCCCTTGCCGGGGACAAGATCCACGTCAGCTGGACCGGAACGGTGGATGCGCAGGACTTCATTACCATCGTGCCGATGGGGTCTGAAGAGGGCAGCGCCGAGAATTATATCCGGGTCAGCGACAACAGTGAGAACGACCTGCAGGCACCCGGCGAGACCGGCCTTTACGAGCTGCGCTACGTGCTGAACGAGGGCCGCCGCACCCTGACGTCAAAGCCCATCGAGATCACCGAGCCGGAGGTCACGCTAGACGCCCCAGAAACGGCCCTTGCCGGGGACAAGATTCGCGTCAGCTGGACCGGAACGGTGGACGCGCAGGACTTCATCACCATCGTGCCGATGGGCGCTGATGAGGGCAGCGCCGAGAATTACATACGGGTCGGGGACGACAGCGAGAATGACCTGCAGGCGCCCGGCCAGACCGGCCTTTACGAGCTGCGCTACGTACTGAACGAGGGCCGCCGCACGCTGGCCTCAACGCCCATCGAGATCACCGAGCCGAAGGTCACGCTAGACGCCCCGGAAACGGCCCTTGCCGGGGACAAGATTCGCGTCAGCTGGACCGGAACGGTGGACGCGCAGGACTTCATCACCATCGTGCCGATGGGCGCTGATGAGGGCAGCGCCGAGAATTACGTTCGGGTCGGGGACGACAACGAGAGTGACTTGCAGGCGCCCGGCCAGACCGGCCTTTACGAGCTGCGCTACGTCCTGAACGAGGGTCGCCGCACGTTGGCGTCAAATCCCATCGAAATCACCGAGCCGGAGGTCACGCTGAGCGGCCCCGATCAGATCAGGGCCGAGGACACGATCGGCGTTGCGTGGACCGGCGCCGTCCACGGCCAGGACTACGTCACGATCGTTCCAATCGGCACGCCGGATGAAAAATCCGGTCCCTATGTCAGGGTCGGCGAGGATACCGATGCCAAGCTGGCTGCCCCCGCCGAGACGGGCTTCTACGAGCTGCGTTATGTGCTGAACGAGGGCCGCCGCGTGCTTGCGCGGCACGCCATCGAGGTGCTTGCCGCGGATGCCGCGCTCCAAAGCGGCGCTAGCCTGAGCGCGCCCGAGACTGCCGCCGCCGGCGAGACCATCAGCGTCGGTTGGACGGTTCAGAATGCCAGCGGCGATCAACGCATCTCGATCGCGCGGGCAAATCAGGCGATCTTCACCTGGATCACCGCCATCAGGATCGACGGCGCGCCGCCGCTTTCCATCACCCTTCCGGACGCGCCGGGCACGTATGAGCTGCGTTTCCTGGACATTCCCGGCCAGTCAGTCCTGGCCCGCCGGATCATACGGGTAGAGTGA
- a CDS encoding flavin monoamine oxidase family protein: MGELFDVSTETELCIIGAGLSGLALASAVRAQGREVTVLEARDRPGGRMLSQNGYDLGPSWIWPHNHRMLALLSRLGIDSFPQYATGRLVFEDARGMIRRDLEFATMSGALRVAGGLTSVSDALAEEIGDSLFLSRPVESVAEDATGVTVSTAGQTIRSARVVLALPPRLATRLGISVPEVPTWMAGQTKLVATYATPFWRDQGLNGDAISHCGPLAEIHDASPDGASVGALFGFAYPGAGRLPEFRDAAVDQLVRLFGPRAATPDEVIFKDWSMDLNTAVAADQTPSGGHHMYRAVPSTDRLIFAGTEAAPDNGGFLEGALAAAGAAHLSLDTVAA; this comes from the coding sequence GTGGGAGAGCTTTTTGACGTGAGCACCGAAACTGAACTTTGCATCATAGGTGCAGGGCTTTCGGGCTTGGCGCTGGCAAGCGCGGTAAGAGCCCAAGGGCGCGAGGTAACAGTGCTGGAGGCCCGCGACAGGCCAGGTGGCCGAATGTTGTCGCAAAATGGCTATGATCTTGGGCCATCATGGATCTGGCCGCATAATCACCGCATGCTGGCGCTTCTTTCTCGTCTCGGAATAGACAGCTTTCCACAATACGCGACCGGGCGTCTGGTTTTTGAGGATGCGAGGGGCATGATCCGCCGCGATCTCGAATTTGCCACCATGAGCGGTGCGCTGCGTGTGGCGGGCGGGCTTACGAGTGTCAGCGACGCATTGGCGGAAGAGATCGGAGATAGCCTGTTCTTATCGCGCCCGGTGGAAAGTGTGGCTGAAGATGCGACAGGAGTAACTGTCTCAACAGCAGGTCAGACAATACGGTCTGCGCGAGTCGTGCTCGCCTTGCCGCCACGGTTGGCTACCAGGCTGGGCATTTCTGTCCCGGAGGTGCCCACATGGATGGCGGGGCAGACCAAGCTGGTTGCAACTTATGCGACCCCCTTCTGGCGGGACCAAGGGCTGAATGGGGACGCGATTTCGCACTGCGGGCCGCTGGCCGAGATACACGATGCTTCGCCTGATGGGGCTAGCGTGGGGGCGCTTTTTGGTTTTGCTTATCCCGGCGCCGGGCGCCTTCCGGAGTTCCGCGACGCAGCCGTTGACCAACTGGTGCGGTTATTCGGCCCAAGGGCGGCTACACCCGATGAAGTAATATTCAAGGATTGGAGTATGGATCTAAACACTGCTGTCGCTGCTGACCAGACACCGTCCGGTGGCCATCACATGTATCGTGCGGTCCCGTCGACTGACCGCTTGATCTTCGCTGGGACCGAAGCCGCCCCAGATAATGGCGGTTTTCTCGAAGGCGCATTGGCCGCGGCGGGGGCCGCACACCTCAGCCTTGATACTGTCGCAGCGTGA
- a CDS encoding response regulator yields the protein MAGGHAFIFPSEGAAALKVLVIEDNIFIALDLEGQLEEMGHDVVGIAATATKAIEMALKSVPDLAIVDLQLADGSRGQDAAFVLRAEMDIPSIIVSGSMHQVTDEERAAIRPLAMLSKPLLSGELGRAIETVKISDSPKDE from the coding sequence ATGGCTGGCGGACACGCATTTATTTTCCCGAGTGAGGGAGCCGCCGCTCTGAAAGTGCTAGTAATTGAAGACAACATTTTTATCGCGCTTGATCTGGAAGGGCAGCTCGAAGAAATGGGACATGACGTCGTCGGCATTGCCGCGACCGCGACGAAGGCGATCGAGATGGCCCTAAAGTCGGTTCCTGATCTTGCAATCGTCGATCTTCAGCTTGCTGATGGGAGCCGTGGGCAGGATGCGGCGTTCGTGCTTCGTGCGGAGATGGATATTCCGTCCATCATCGTGAGCGGGAGCATGCACCAGGTGACCGACGAGGAGAGGGCGGCAATCCGTCCGCTGGCGATGCTGTCAAAGCCTCTGCTTTCGGGTGAACTTGGCCGCGCAATCGAAACCGTGAAAATCTCGGATAGCCCCAAGGACGAATGA
- a CDS encoding sensor histidine kinase — protein sequence MDEVSGIDLGIFFDAAPTAQMVFTPDLRIVAANQRYCAMLGRQPEELIGNRVFEAFPANPDDPNSDAEAELQASTDAVVATGEAQEMPLRQHDVQEADGRYGTRYWRILNSPVFADASEPERVTHVIHTAEDVTRSILGERADAAKRRAAMRGAELSYFEFDPASGRLTRSPQLDALFGFEPGETVTTAQEFFDRIHPDDHGATIAEIERAGRTIGSDLHLDYRIMHPDGTVRWAIGHGESVRDPDTQHVRIVGIVLDATSIREREESLREAVGARDLLIAEVNHRVKNSLQMVTSILNLEASATEDAAARASLKAATTRVNAVAAIHASLYEDEDVSSVQIDRYMERLKEHLDASLSSEGRGVKIALDVEPIRLPTDKAITLSLAVNELVTNSFKHAFGNEDEGAVTISLRRSGGDTIVLEVADDGTSSSTDRLEIKSPSSGLGQRLIKGMASQLGGTIEVEGKNGWRTRIYFPE from the coding sequence ATGGATGAAGTCAGCGGTATCGATCTGGGCATTTTTTTCGACGCAGCGCCGACGGCGCAGATGGTGTTCACGCCGGACCTCCGGATCGTCGCGGCGAACCAACGTTATTGCGCCATGCTGGGCCGCCAGCCCGAAGAACTAATCGGGAACCGGGTTTTCGAGGCATTCCCAGCTAATCCAGATGATCCGAACTCGGACGCCGAGGCGGAATTGCAGGCCTCGACAGACGCAGTTGTCGCGACTGGCGAGGCACAGGAAATGCCGTTGCGACAGCACGATGTCCAGGAAGCCGACGGTCGCTACGGCACAAGATATTGGCGCATCCTGAACTCACCCGTCTTCGCCGACGCATCCGAGCCGGAACGGGTGACCCACGTGATCCATACAGCCGAAGACGTCACGCGGAGCATTCTGGGGGAGCGCGCTGACGCTGCGAAGCGAAGGGCTGCAATGCGCGGTGCGGAGCTCAGCTACTTCGAGTTCGACCCGGCTTCCGGGAGGCTGACCCGCTCGCCGCAATTGGATGCCCTGTTCGGCTTTGAACCAGGAGAGACTGTCACAACGGCGCAGGAGTTCTTTGACCGCATCCATCCCGATGACCATGGGGCGACCATAGCCGAGATTGAGCGCGCCGGTCGCACCATTGGGTCGGACCTGCATCTCGACTACCGGATAATGCACCCCGACGGAACCGTGCGATGGGCCATTGGGCACGGCGAATCTGTTCGAGATCCGGATACGCAGCATGTCAGGATCGTCGGCATCGTGCTTGACGCGACATCGATCCGCGAACGCGAAGAGAGCCTGCGCGAGGCGGTCGGCGCGCGTGACCTCCTGATCGCAGAGGTTAACCACCGGGTGAAGAACTCGCTCCAGATGGTGACGAGCATCCTTAACCTGGAAGCATCCGCGACCGAGGACGCGGCGGCTCGCGCGTCGCTCAAGGCCGCTACGACGCGCGTGAACGCCGTAGCGGCGATCCATGCCTCGCTCTACGAGGACGAAGACGTCAGTTCGGTTCAGATCGACAGATATATGGAAAGGTTGAAAGAGCACCTTGACGCTTCGCTTTCGAGTGAAGGCCGGGGCGTGAAAATCGCGCTCGACGTGGAACCGATCCGGCTTCCAACCGACAAGGCCATCACACTGTCCCTGGCGGTGAATGAGCTGGTGACCAACTCATTCAAGCACGCCTTCGGGAACGAAGACGAAGGCGCTGTCACCATCAGCCTACGGCGTAGCGGCGGCGACACGATCGTTCTCGAGGTCGCAGATGACGGAACAAGCTCGTCTACTGATCGTTTAGAGATCAAGTCACCATCGTCGGGTCTCGGACAGCGCTTGATTAAGGGGATGGCGTCGCAATTGGGCGGGACAATCGAAGTAGAGGGCAAGAATGGCTGGCGGACACGCATTTATTTTCCCGAGTGA
- a CDS encoding putative sulfate/molybdate transporter encodes MTRPSSSIGEWLRSFSGEVSGALGDLGTFLPYVIAITGAGILAPTPVFVGFAAGYALVALVYRAPIAVQPMKAVGALIIAGSLTAPETAWTGAIIGAFLLVFSASAQLGKVAWAIPQSVVTGLQVGLGLMLGMVAIDLMAAQWALAIPALAVLALSLIWGRGPWALIVVGAAVLVAPVSDPLVITEAPDANISIRALLSGITAQLPLTLLNAVVVAAAVTRSLYPSRASLVSQRKLAATSGALNLFLVPFGALPMCHGAGGIAAHHRFGARGIGSPMIMAVLCVAAALAGRDVIGWLTMIPMPVVGALLAYAAADLVLSRRMFDARADCRPVIGAAAIMTVALGAGAGLIVGLAAEAVRVQIRRRRQVMNTHR; translated from the coding sequence ATGACCCGACCAAGCTCCAGCATCGGCGAATGGCTCCGCTCTTTCAGTGGAGAGGTTTCCGGTGCGCTTGGCGATCTCGGGACATTTCTGCCCTATGTGATTGCAATTACCGGTGCCGGTATCTTGGCACCCACGCCGGTTTTCGTCGGGTTCGCGGCCGGTTACGCGCTGGTGGCGTTAGTCTACAGGGCACCCATCGCTGTGCAGCCCATGAAGGCCGTCGGCGCGCTCATCATTGCCGGAAGCCTGACCGCGCCCGAAACCGCATGGACAGGTGCGATCATCGGAGCCTTTCTGCTGGTGTTCTCCGCAAGCGCCCAGCTTGGCAAAGTCGCATGGGCCATTCCGCAATCTGTCGTGACCGGGTTACAGGTCGGGCTTGGGCTGATGCTGGGAATGGTTGCTATTGATTTGATGGCCGCACAATGGGCGCTGGCGATCCCTGCTCTGGCGGTGCTTGCGCTGTCGTTGATCTGGGGCCGTGGGCCGTGGGCGTTGATCGTCGTGGGTGCGGCAGTTCTGGTTGCCCCTGTAAGCGACCCGCTCGTTATCACTGAGGCGCCGGATGCCAATATCTCAATCCGCGCGCTGCTGTCGGGCATCACAGCGCAGCTGCCCCTGACGCTGCTTAACGCGGTTGTCGTTGCGGCGGCGGTGACGCGGTCGCTTTATCCGTCCCGCGCTTCATTGGTAAGCCAGCGCAAGCTGGCGGCGACCAGCGGGGCGCTTAATCTGTTTTTGGTGCCGTTTGGTGCCCTCCCCATGTGCCACGGCGCGGGCGGCATTGCGGCGCATCACAGGTTCGGCGCGCGCGGGATCGGTTCTCCAATGATCATGGCGGTATTGTGTGTGGCGGCGGCGCTGGCCGGACGGGATGTGATCGGATGGCTCACGATGATCCCGATGCCAGTGGTCGGCGCGCTGCTGGCCTATGCAGCGGCTGATCTGGTGCTGAGCCGCCGGATGTTCGACGCCAGAGCTGACTGTCGCCCCGTTATCGGGGCTGCCGCTATAATGACTGTGGCACTGGGTGCCGGGGCGGGTTTGATCGTCGGATTGGCGGCCGAGGCAGTGCGGGTGCAGATCCGCCGTAGGCGCCAAGTGATGAATACACACAGATAA
- a CDS encoding ABC transporter permease, with product MESFSAIFMEAVALILSWDPDVIEIIVLSLQVTITAVAAACLIGLPLGAVIGAFRFPLRTGVIVALNTLMGLPPVVVGLLVYLMLSAAGPLGVLGLLYTPTAMIVAQTILVTPIVAALTRQVIEDLNGEYAEQFASLGVGPLDRILALLWDARYSLLTVALAGFGRAVAEVGAVIIVGGNINHVTRVMTTTIALETSKGNMQLALALGLILLTIAVIVNGLLMAIRGTAARAAYV from the coding sequence ATGGAGAGCTTTTCGGCGATCTTTATGGAAGCGGTGGCGCTTATCCTGTCGTGGGACCCCGACGTGATCGAGATCATCGTGTTATCGCTGCAAGTGACCATAACGGCGGTTGCCGCAGCCTGTCTGATCGGGCTGCCTTTGGGGGCCGTGATCGGCGCATTCCGGTTTCCGTTACGCACTGGCGTGATCGTCGCTCTGAATACGCTAATGGGCCTGCCGCCGGTGGTGGTAGGATTGCTGGTCTATCTGATGCTCTCCGCCGCAGGTCCGTTGGGGGTGTTAGGCCTGCTTTACACGCCCACGGCCATGATCGTGGCGCAGACCATTTTGGTGACACCCATCGTTGCAGCCTTAACGCGGCAAGTGATCGAAGACCTTAATGGAGAATATGCAGAACAGTTCGCCTCGCTCGGCGTCGGCCCGCTGGACCGTATTCTGGCTCTGCTCTGGGACGCGCGCTACAGCTTGCTGACGGTCGCGCTGGCGGGGTTCGGACGTGCAGTAGCCGAGGTTGGCGCGGTCATTATCGTCGGAGGCAATATCAACCATGTCACCCGCGTGATGACAACCACCATTGCGCTGGAAACCTCAAAGGGAAACATGCAGCTTGCACTGGCGCTTGGCCTTATTCTGCTGACGATTGCGGTGATCGTGAATGGCCTTTTGATGGCGATTCGCGGGACCGCTGCAAGGGCAGCTTATGTCTGA
- a CDS encoding ATP-binding cassette domain-containing protein, whose protein sequence is MSEAFIDIRDHSGVAPAPLLSARGLCFDAGGQRLIDGIDLDIVPGRCTVIMGANGSGKSLLLRLLHGLIQPTEGRVSWRGQPLDRDARQEQAMVFQRPVMLRRSVAANLRFALSVLGIRGAEGKAREAETIALARMDALKDKPARVLSGGEQQRLAMARAMISAPRMLFLDEPTASLDPASILAIEHLIQDARDNGTTIVLVTHDPGQARRLGDDLIFLHGGRVAETGPVERVLEEPTSEAAQAWLGGRLFVPSET, encoded by the coding sequence ATGTCTGAGGCCTTCATCGATATACGAGACCATAGTGGGGTGGCGCCTGCTCCGCTTCTGTCAGCACGCGGCTTGTGCTTCGACGCTGGCGGGCAGCGGTTAATCGATGGGATTGATCTGGATATAGTGCCGGGCCGTTGCACAGTGATTATGGGTGCCAATGGCAGCGGCAAAAGCCTGCTTTTGAGGCTACTACATGGCTTGATCCAGCCGACTGAGGGGCGTGTGTCATGGCGCGGGCAGCCACTGGATCGAGACGCGCGGCAGGAACAGGCGATGGTATTTCAGCGCCCCGTGATGTTGCGCCGCTCCGTCGCGGCAAACCTGCGTTTTGCGCTGTCCGTGCTCGGCATCCGGGGGGCTGAGGGCAAGGCGCGGGAGGCTGAAACAATCGCCCTCGCTCGAATGGACGCGCTGAAAGACAAGCCCGCTCGCGTTTTGTCCGGCGGAGAGCAACAGCGGCTTGCAATGGCGCGCGCCATGATCAGCGCACCGCGCATGCTGTTCCTCGACGAGCCAACTGCAAGCCTCGATCCCGCCTCGATCCTGGCGATTGAGCATCTGATCCAAGACGCGCGCGACAACGGCACCACAATCGTTCTCGTAACCCATGACCCCGGTCAGGCCCGCAGGCTGGGCGATGATCTCATTTTTCTTCATGGCGGACGTGTCGCCGAAACCGGCCCTGTCGAGCGGGTGCTGGAAGAGCCGACATCAGAGGCCGCGCAGGCATGGCTTGGCGGGCGTCTGTTCGTTCCATCCGAAACGTAA